The Triticum aestivum cultivar Chinese Spring chromosome 7B, IWGSC CS RefSeq v2.1, whole genome shotgun sequence genome window below encodes:
- the LOC123155569 gene encoding uncharacterized protein, with product MTMAKIILVLLVLAPFCMAAASTDCRGVPALDGSSACGESCSTKLLQDLCIDVMIWGGVEISGSHKEGATGYVILAARFAVESLDATRLAARNLLSQNTSLSGQERNAYEGCLNDYAMARSSINRVANEMLPNCRFAGIADEFARGVKSLESCWIRLMRPPVKSTPLYNLVWADRYKLLLIHLLDGKLLGI from the coding sequence ATGACTATGGCGAAGATCATTCTCGTCCTCCTGGTCCTTGCGCCCTTTTGCATGGCTGCCGCAAGCACGGACTGCCGTGGTGTGCCGGCGCTGGATGGGTCTTCTGCCTGCGGCGAGTCATGCAGCACGAAGCTGTTGCAAGATCTATGCATCGACGTGATGATCTGGGGCGGCGTCGAAATATCCGGATCGCACAAGGAGGGCGCCACCGGATACGTGATCCTCGCCGCGCGGTTCGCCGTTGAATCCTTGGACGCCACACGACTCGCCGCGAGGAACCTGCTCAGCCAGAACACCTCGCTCTCTGGCCAGGAGAGGAACGCCTACGAGGGGTGCCTGAACGACTACGCCATGGCGAGAAGCTCTATCAACCGCGTCGCCAATGAGATGCTGCCCAATTGCCGCTTCGCGGGGATCGCCGACGAGTTTGCCCGTGGGGTGAAGAGCTTGGAGAGCTGCTGGATCCGGCTGATGCGACCGCCTGTGAAGTCGACGCCGTTGTACAACTTGGTCTGGGCCGACCGATACAAACTACTGCTGATTCACTTGCTTGATGGTAAACTACTAGGCATATGA